One genomic segment of Tursiops truncatus isolate mTurTru1 chromosome 4, mTurTru1.mat.Y, whole genome shotgun sequence includes these proteins:
- the PPM1L gene encoding protein phosphatase 1L isoform X2, with protein MLEKLTVSYDEAGTTCLIALLSDKDLTVANVGDSRGVLCDKDGNAIPLSHDHKPYQLKERKRIKRAGGFISFNGSWRVQGILAMSRSLGDYPLKNLNVVIPDPDILTFDLDKLQPEFMILASDGLWDAFSNEEAVRFIKDRLDEPHFGAKSIVLQSFYRGCPDNITVMVVKFRNSSKTEEQ; from the exons GCACAACGTGTTTGATTGCTCTGTTGTCAGATAAAGACCTCACCGTGGCCAATGTGGGTGACTCGCGTGGGGTCCTGTGTGACAAGGACGGGAATGCCATTCCTTTGTCTCATGATCACAAGCCGTACCagctgaaggaaaggaagaggataaaGAGAGCCG GTGGTTTCATCAGTTTCAATGGCTCCTGGAGGGTCCAGGGAATCCTGGCCATGTCTCGATCCCTGGGGGATTATCCGCTGAAAAATCTCAACGTGGTCATCCCAGACCCAGATATCCTGACCTTTGACCTGGACAAGCTCCAGCCCGAGTTCATGATCTTGGCATCAGATGGCCTCTGGGATGCTTTCAGCAACGAAGAAGCTGTTCGATTCATCAAGGACCGCTTGGATGAACCTCACTTTGGGGCCAAGAGCATAGTTTTACAGTCGTTTTACAGAGGCTGCCCTGACAACATCACAGTCATGGTGGTGAAGTTCAGGAATAGCAGCAAAACAGAAGAGCAGTGA